The Oncorhynchus gorbuscha isolate QuinsamMale2020 ecotype Even-year linkage group LG08, OgorEven_v1.0, whole genome shotgun sequence DNA window ttttataaagacatAAGACATATTTGATTGTAATGTTGCAGGGTGACCAACTGTCCTCCAGGAGTTTCcaggagagctactgggtgtgcaggcttttgctccatTCATGCTCGAACACACCACATTGTCAAATATCAGCGGCTCAACAGGACCTTGATACGCTGACTCTGGTGCATTTTGAGCAGGGTTGGATCAAAAGCCTGCCACACCCAGTTGCTCTCCAGCTGGAGGGTTGACGGGCCACGTGTTTTATACAGTGGCCTGTCAGTGTGGTATTTTACGTTATGGAGGGTTAAGTGCCTTTATCGAGGCCTCAACGGCAGGATATACTGTGTGATACATGGGATCAGAGACCAGCAGTCTTCCGTCGTCAATACCAGTGACGATAATGAATGTTGTTTTGTGAAGGGGGTTCCATGCATCATGCAATACACTTTTCAGTCACCTTTTTGGCCCGTGGTGGTAGACCTTTTTCTAGTTTTGGGATAAGTGACTTGAGCTCAGTCCTACTTGTCCAAAGGATGTGGCCACAAAATATCATTTCAAGCCCTGTTCAGAGTTCAATTTATAGCCAATGATCTAAAAATAATTATAATGAATTGAttttaaacaacaacaacaaaaagcactTTCTGTTTGTCATAGACATGAAAGGCAAGTTCCTAACGAGTTCCGTTAGCCAAGCTAGAGCTGAGTGAGACGTTCACATTGATGGGCGCGGACGTTTTGATCAAGAGAGACCTGTAGAAAGTGTGCTCATTTTCTGTAACACTGAACATACAAATATGTAAATATTATAGTTATAGTCATAATTGGATTTATACTATATTTAGAACGCATAAGTCACTTCAAGCCTCATTCATACAGTTTTGTTGAATAAGAAATACAACATCtaaaatatttcatatttttacCATATTTCTACTGTTTACTTGGCAGGAAtcatggccccagtgatgtactgggctgtacgcactaccctctagcgccttgcggtcgcagtccgagcagttgccataccaggcggtgactcAACCAGTCAGgttgctctcaatggtgcaggattttgaggatctgaggacccatgccaaatcttttcattctcctgagggggaatgggcattgtcatgccctcttcacgactgttttggtgtgtttggaccatgatagtttgttggtgatgtggacaccaaggaacttgaagctctcaacctactccactacagccccttcgatgagaatgggagcgtgctcggccctcctttttcctgtagtccacgatcatctcctttgtcttgatcacgtcgagggagaggttattgtcatggcaccacactgccaggtctctgacctccttataggctgtctcatctttgtcggtgatcaggcctaccaccgttgtgtggtcggcaaacttaatgatggtgttggagtcgtgcttggccacacagtcatgggtgaacagggagtacaggaggggacaaagcATGCACCCCTTAGGGGCCCCTGtgtttgaggatcagcgtggcagacgtgttgtttccacctgggggcggcccatcaggaagtccaggatccagttgcagcaGGAGGTGTTTATTCCCAGCTTaatttagtgatgagctttgagggcattatggtgttgaacgctgagctgtagtcaaggaacagcattctcacgtaggcattccttttgtccaggtgggaaatggcagtgtggagtgcaatagagattgcgtcatctgttgatctgtttgggtggtatgcaaattggagtgggtctagggtttctgggatgatggtgttgatgtgagccatgaccagcctttcaaagcagttAATGattacagacatgagtgctatgggtcggtagttatttaggcaggttaccttggtgttcttgggcacagggactatggtggtctgcttgaaacatgtaggtattacagactcggccagggagaggttgaaaatgtcagttaagacacttgccagttggtcagcggaTGCTTGGATTTACATGTCCTTCCACTATCCATTCTGTTGTTAAAATGGTCACGCACTCTGATACGTTATTCATTGTCGAGTGCCTTAAAATCAGCATTGCTTCTCAGGGGTTATATTAAGACTGTTGGCTATGAATTAAaaggtaaacaaacactgtacagCTTACAGTATTTGTGTCTTACCAGACTCCAGTGGCCAAGCAGAGGTTACCCTATTCACCTCACTACTAGACAATAGACTTGCTGTTGACAAGGCCAAGTTTGTGTTGAAGTATTTTGACACTGGAGCTTAAGACAATGACCTGTGTCCCCAGTAGAAATGTGACATTGTTGTTAGTGAAACTATTTAAAGCCTTGTTATGACTGACCGTTGATCTGTTGTCCCATGCCAGGATGAACAGGACAGCTGTGACATTGACTTGTCCATTTCCCTGTCACACCGTAAGACTGTCAACAGACGGCATGCAGTTGTCATTTTCTCTGTGCAGCCACATGGTTTTGACTTTGACCTCCAGCCTGGCCAGCCCCCCACAGTGATAAGATAAAATGTGTTTGTCTCGCAGTGTCAGCCACCTGGACGCTCCCAATATCACCTCTCTCAGCCCTGACTGCTGGGCAGCAGCCCCCTCTGATTGCCCATGACTCATTCATGGATTCTTTTGAAATAAAGTTGTTTTCCTTCTGATTAAGGCTTGTCCTTGTTGGTATAGTAAACATAGTGACTCTAGGTTACAGGATATTGCCACATCTTAACAGGATTCGGGGTCAATTTAATCTAAATGAAGCCGTTTTCGGggagtaaactgaaattccaattccacTTTTCCCATTACTCTTGTCTCTCCTAACTCGAACTCAACTCCCCTTGCCCATAACAATAACACTGATGTCTTCTCCTGTGTTTCCCCAGGCACCCCACTAAGTATGTTGGCTGCACAgagcagcccccagaggctcggAGCATGCCTGCACCTGctcaggacagcagtggagaggaAGACCAAGGCGACAAGTCCCATCACAGGGTACATAACCTGCCCCACCTGTTGGACCATGAGATGTTTTCATTCTCTTTCTACATACCTAATATAACCAACTTTCCTGTTGACACGGGTTTCTTTCAATGTTGGATAAAACAGCAACTAATGTTTCCTTCCTGTCCCATCTGTCAGGGTGTTGTTCAGGTAGAGGAGGGCTGGGGGTCCCAATATGTCCAGTACCCATCTGAAGAGGAGGCGCtgccagagggagaggaggtggataCACAGCAGCAGGgcctagaggaggaggaggaggcggcggATACTCCAGGCACAGAGGTGGACGACAAGGAGCATGTCAAGGTATTTGTTTGGTTTATTTAGATCCCCCACATAGCTGTTACAACCCACTGCTACTGGGGTCCACAAGGTACTGCAATGATGAATCCTAACGACTAGGCCTGAAAAACTACTCCACCCTGGCTTGCTTACTAGATGTGAAAGCAgacgtttctctctccctctctttagtgTAAGTGCAGATTGAGACTTGGATGCTGTCCGTCAGACCTATTGATCAGACATTTTGATTGTTCCTGAAATCTTTTTAGCGTAAAAGGTTATACATCACGTACGGCTCAGGCAGGTGGGTGGTTGTCGTGGGCCATCAATACTAAGTTCGGTGTTTTAGTGCCGTGGTGATGTTTCCCAGACGTTGGACCTGGAGGATTCTGTAGCAGAGAAGGAGCAAGAGACAGCACGGCCAGAGGCCCGGCCAGAGGCTGAGCAGCCATCTCCAGAGGCTGTTGACACCCAAGAGCAGAAGCCAACCCCCGCCTCTGACCTTTCCCCTCCACCGTCTGCCCCTGCCCTCAACCCCATCCCCGAAGACCCCTCCAGCACCCCTAGCTCATCCTCTAGTGTACCAGAGGAAATTGTGTCTGATGTCCCTTTGTCAGAATCCAGCGACGTTGATCTGGCCATAGCCGACTGTGAAGCTGGAGAAACCAACCCCTTTGACGGCACCCTCACCAGGTCAGTGTAACGGAGGTGCTCCTGTGGTGAGTAGCCTTGTGAGTAGCCTTGTGAGTAGCCTTGTGAGTAGCCTTGTGAGTAGCCTTGTGAGTAGCCTTGTGAGTAGCCTTGTGAGTAGCCTTGTGAGTAGCCTTGTGAGTAGCCTTACCTGAGTAGCCTTGTGAGTAGCCTTGTGAGTAGCCTTACCTGAGGACTGAACCCAGGGAGCTAATGGCTAGGCTTAAATCAGCAGGTTAAGACGGTCAAGTGGTGCTCAGGTTCGTACCCATTTTTTGAATGTAGGCTCTCTTTCTATTGTCCCCCTATGTAGTCTTCCCGTTGTCCTGGAGAACACATCCAATGCCCTGGGAAAGGGCACCAAGACTGACATAGACCCCCCTCCGGCCCAGGCAGGTCAGGCCTTAGTGGGGCTAGCTCAGGGGGCCAACGCCTCCCACATGCTCAAAGAacaggtagagaaacaccaacaTTTGTTGCACGGCAATAACGATTTCTGATGCTGATAGTCCCAAAAGTAACAACCTCCAAGCTTAATAATCCCGACCTCAACGGAAAGTATTTGTGACACACAGACAGTATGTATTTGACCCAGCTCTGATGCTTGTCTGTTGACTGCTCTTCTTAGGGCTTGATCTCACACATCGCCACAGAGACAGTTCCCAGCGTGGCAACCAAGGACCCGGAGGACAACCCCACCTTTGACGAGTGGAAGAAGAAAATGATGGAGGTGGAGACAGAGAAGAGTAAGAGATGGTTTTCCTGGCCCGTCTCAGTCACTCAATCAATTACTGGTTTTGATTTAAAAGTCTTATCTCTCTTCATAGCTCAGGCCACTCATACCTCCACCAATGGCGGCTCCCACGCTGTAAAGAAGGTGCAAAAGAACTTCAACAACTATGCATCGGTGGAGTGTGGGGCAAAGATACTGGGTTCTAACCCAGAGGCGAAGGTATCTATTTCAAACTGTCACCCTCCAAACCTATCTAAAATAGAGATGTTTAGCTTTGCAGATTTTGATAGAAGGGTCTTTGTTTCTCAGAGCACTTCGGCCATATTAATGGAGAGCATGGATCATTACATGTTAAATCCCTGCAGCAACAAGATCTGGTGAGTGTGTGTCTAGATCCCTGTAAGAGTTCATGTGTTTCTGTCGCTCAAAAATGTCTTCTGTCCTTATCCTTATACTTCCTGTAAAACCTCCCTGTTGCTTTTCCCCTTTATAACCACAGGTAGAACAACATCCACTACTACTCCACTCACCACCTACTGTATCCTCATCCCTCAACATCTTCTTTCTTTCTcatttttttctcttttctctctccttttctttctttctttcttcttcagGTTCATCATTGAGCTGTGTGATCCCATCCAGGTGAAGCAGTTGGACATCGCTAACTTTGAGCTCTTCTCTTCCACACCCAAAGACTTCCTGGTCTCCATCAGTGACAGGTTTGACCCGGGTCATGTTCATTAAAGCTGGTGTCCTTAAATTGGTGAAACTGCCACGTCCGTTTGAGATATTACAACTacaaagaagttactgcaaaTAACGAACACTGTTTTTTACCCCCCCCGGACATCATTGCACGCgcgatagaacagcagaatatgtTCCGCCATTATTTTTTTTCCCACGCTACCGGAGGCTCCTCTCCTCCGTTTCTCAGTTTCAACAACAAAACAATTACATTTTTATACCGTTTAGAAACTGAAACAAAAATAAGTGCTGGGTTTTTTCTCTCTCCAGATATTCTCTCCCTGTCAGTTTTCTTTTTTTTGGTGCCTAGTGAACACGACCTCAATGGGAATGTCTCGTTCTGATATCTTTTAATCTGTCATTTGATACTGAACATCATAAATGCTACACACAGAAACAGTCACTACTACTGCACTAAGGATAGATCAGTAGGTTGAATTATGTTGGATGATGTTCCGTCAGGTACCCAACCAACAAGTGGGTGAAGCGGGGAACTTTTCATGCTCGGGACGAGCGCACTGTTCAGAGTTTCCCTCTGGATGAGCATCTGTATACCAAATATGTCAAGGTGTGTATGGCGTCCTCGTGTTCCTTCTCTACTCCCACTCTACTCTTTCAGTTTTTTTGGTGGGAAAGAGGTACTCTGAATGGGACTTCTTATTTAAATTGAAAGAAAAGATCATCAATACTAGAGTATCCCCCACTTTACTCAAATCCTGCAGGCCTGTGTATGTATGCTGGTCCTCTCATTCTAGAGTAATAGTTTAcaattatacaacgggtgggtctaatcctgaatgccgattggttaaaaccgcattccagcccggtgtctattccacaagttaccaccggccaAATCTATGACGCTGAAATTCATTTTTAAACttaatctccactataaaaagcatctagaaaTGATTTCACACTTCTTTTAGACTAACAGTTCATTTtccacagcggagatttgtataaaccttgctgtttTTCTCATATTTAATCTGATGCTTCTGTACCTCTTCTCCGAGGACTGGAGCAGGAACCAGCATTCATACACTCGGTCCTGTTTTAAATGCATGTGTGCATGTTTCTTCTTGTAATTATTTGTTTCTCTTCTCTTGTTTCTCCTGCTTCAGATGTTCACCAAGTACATAAAGGTTAGCCCATTTCTCACTTAGAGGTGATCGGTCTGTGGAGGAGCATGTAGATAGTGGAGGGAATGGAAGGGCTTTGGTGTTAGTCACAATGCTAACAATAGGAGAAGCTTGCTAACAATAGGAGAAGCTTGCTAACTGATCAGCCCTAGCTTACTGCAGGCCAGGTAGCACAGAATCTATACAATCTGGACCAagccaatcaaaatatatttgtaatTATTATCATTCATCTAGTCATGTCACTCATGAGAATTCCATATCATTTTTACTGTAGAGAAGCAAGGATGTTTGATCACAGCTTCAAAGTGTGAAAGCTTGTCATCTGTCACCCAGAAAAGCATCAACGTTAACAACTTACCTCTGGAATTTGACTATTTGTCCCACGATTTCAATGAGAATTTGACCACCGGCCAAATCCCACCATGCGCCGATGCCTGTTTCCTGGATATAAATGATGTCTTTGTTTCATCGCAGGTGGAGCTGGTCTCTCACCATGGATCTGAACACTTCTGCCCTCTCAGTCTCGTAAGGTAGGCAAtgaatagaaaacactgaatTAATGGAACATTTTAAAAGGTACTTGGGACAATCACAGATAATATAGAAATAACATATAGCTAGCTGTAAAAAGCATAGATTTACTGAATCCACAGGTATTGTACAGTAATGTTTGCCAATGGATTACCATCAAGCtgaagatggtgtgtgtgtgtgtggggggggggggggggtgttaagtAATAGAGTAGGAGTGGTAAAAATGTGCCCCTAGTCGCCCCTCCTAAACCAGTTGGGGACTTTTGCATCTGGGACTGCTCGTCTAGTGCTGTTGAATTTAGCTCTCTCCAACACCATAGAAATAAGCTGCCTTTTGTCAGGGGCACTGGGGGGCAGCTCTGGCCGTCAGAGATTGCAGAACATTATCTCTTCAAAAAAGTACAGCCAACCAATCACCAACATAGTTTTTCTCCTATAGAGGCATGAAtggttgtaaaaaatatataaactcagcaaaaaaagaaacgtccctatctttcaaagataattcgtaaaaatctgaataacttcacagatcttcattgtaaagggttttaaacactgtttctcatgcttgttcaatgaaccataaacaattaatgaacatgcacctgcttacagacggtaggcaattaaggtcacagttatgaaaacttaggacactaaagaggcctttctactgactctgaaaaacaccaaaagaaagatgcccggggtccctgctcatctgtgtgaacgtgccttaagtatgctgcaaggaggcatgaggactgcagatgtggccaataaattgcaatgtccgtactgtgagatgcctaagacagagctacaggtagacaggacagacagctgattgtccttgcagtagcagaccatgtgtaacaacacctgcacaggatcggtatatccgaacatcacacctgcgggacaggtacaagatggcaacaacaactgcccgagttacaccaggaacgcacaatccctccatcagtgctcagactgtctgcaataggctgagagaggctggactgagggcttgtaggcctgttgtaaggcaggtcctcaccaaacatcactgacaacaatgttgcctattggcacaaacccaccattgctGGACCAGTGGGgtctggcaaaaagtgctcttcactgacaagtcgcggttttgtctcatcaggggtgatggttggactCACGTATATCGacaaaggaatgagcattacactgaggcctgtactctggagcgggatcgatttggaggtggacatgaccctccagcataacaatgccaccagccatactgctcgttctgtgcgtaatTTCCTGCAAGACCTGAAAacaaatgtcagtgttctgccatggccagcgaagggCCCGGATCTCAAtaccattgagcacgtctgggacctgttggatctgaGGGTGAGggttccccccagaaatgtttgggaacttgtaggtgccttggtggaagagtggggtaacatctcacagcaagaactggtaaatctgatgcagtccatgaggaggagatgcactacttaatgcagctggtggccacaccagatactgactgttacttttgattttgaccctccctttgttcagggacacattattcaatttctgttagtcacatgtagAACGTGTTtagttcatgtctcagttgttgaatcttatgttcatacaaacatttacacaccttatgtttgctgaaaattaacacagttggcagtgcaaggacattttatttttttgctgagtttaaataaaacattttttttaaaggaaagtGGAAAATAATGTACCAAATCCAATCACTAGGGAGCATAGGGGTTCATTATTGTAAGGGACCAAAGACTCAACCATGCATACACCCTTGATaatgactacatttacatttttattcagaatgacttacagttagtgtatTCATCTTAaagtagctaggtgagacaagcACATATCACCGTCATAGTAAGTACTGTGGGTTTGTAGTATTTCCAAGTCCCAGTTGGATGGTAGATACCCTGCAAGACTGGAAAACCTTTTTGGTTTGAAACCTTTTCCTTTAGGATTCTTATAATAACCTTAACTATTATTCAACCTACTTGGTGTGTTATTACTGGGCTACTGgcgtctctctgtcttccctctagTGGCTCGTCGAGAGTATAACAGCTCTTCACCAATATGGCCACCAGTCAATGTAGGCCATTCTTTGGCAATCCTCAATCTCATTCAAAAACACAACTATGTGAGATGGCTTAAGAGTGGTTTCTCTCCGCTCTGTTGAAGGGTGTTTGGAACGAGTATGGTGGAGGAGTACGAGGAGATCGCTGACCCCCTGGACAGACCAGAAGACCAGGATGGCGACCAGGATGACCACCTCGGTGAGAGGAGAGCCTCTTCTACAGTAGCTTGAATACCTGTCAATCACAATCACTGTGACAGTGAATGCTAGATAAGATATGACACTGACCAATGGTCATTTATATGTTAGATGTACACAACAACAGTTTCACTTTCATGAGGAGAACCTGGTGTCATATAATGTGAACGTCTGAAGTCCCGAAGCGACTCTACTGCAGGTTTTATTCGTACATGTTACCGCTCACCTTTTGAAGTGTTTGGATGACTGATGTTGGTAAGTCTGGTGTTATAGCTCTGCTGTGTGACCCTCAGATTATCCCTCTGGATATGTCCCTGTAGAGGACGAGGCGTCTAATGACCTCATAGGATCAGCCAAGGGTGAGTTTACCGACACCGTACAGCCAGCTAAATATCCTGTTACACCAGTCACACAAATGTGGTATCAAACTGCACATCAATTTTGAAAGAATGTGATGTGTCATACTTGAGTTGCTCTCCTTTGGCGACGCCAATGTGGAGATGGATTCAGTGACTGGGATAAGTATTCACTAATGGGCTGTCCTCTTGTTCCAGATGTCATTCTGAACATGGTGAACAACATTAAAGTCAACGTGCTGGGAGGAGGACCAGGGGAAGGGAACTTCTCAGGCCAGGCAGTGAATATGACTGCCAGTGACTCTTCATCTGACCCCGACACCACCTCCGCCGTCAGCCCTGTGTAAGTACCAGCCAACCAATCACTTCTTCACCTAGTCTTTTACTTTATCTACATGTACAATTATCTCACACATCTTGtcattttaaaacttttttattttttaagcaATGACATTTACCAGGATAAATTAGAGGCAACTCTGTCATTAGTAAGACTCCTTCGAGTCTTGCATCTTTCTGCCTAGCATGTACTGTGCTTGGATGTGCATGATAATGTTGTTTTGCCGCTGTAGTAGCTTATGTCCCAGTCTCTCTGTTCCAGGCTTGACATTGTAGGCGTTGAACAGTCTGAGGTACCAGAACACCCTGTCACTACCACAGAGGATCACACACCAGAGCCCCCTACTCCAGAACCCCCTGTCACAGAGGAACCCAAACTAAAGAATCTAACTGGGGAGGAGCCGGTTGTGACTCCTATAGAGGGGGAGGTCCAGTCCATAGTTACCATgctggagaaggaagaggaggagaaggaagtggaagggagggacagagaggtgcACCATTGCCCTTGCCTCCGACAGCAAGAAAGCCTTGACTACTGTGGCCTGTCTTCCTCCTATCCTTGCTCTTGCTCAGCCTCCTTCCAGGAGTACCTCCTCCACCAGTGTTCCGTTCAAAGGACCTGCACCAGCCAGGAGAGGGAGCCAGATGCACCCCCAGTCTCAGGAACCAGCATCGTCCCGTCACAGCATCTCACCATCTCCCCCACGGCCACTCAGACCCCACAGCAGCCCCACACTCTGGGGGAACAGCCTCAGGAGAGAGAAGCCAGCTCTGTCCTTGGGGAGAGGGCAGCAAGTCCCACTCAAGCCCTGCCACACCTTCCATGGGTTGAGACTgaggcagtgggagagagagagcccagcacTGAGCTGCCCCACCTGGAGCCCAGCCAGACCTCCACCCTGCCCAGGCCCAGTTCCACCGACATTGCCAGCTCTGCCACTAGGCCCACCCCTACCATGGAGCCTTCACACCAGGCCTCCTCGAAAGACCTGACCGGGCAGAAGCAGCCATCCACTTGGGCAGAGAAGAACCGGGAGGTGCAGCAGGAGGAGAACAGACTGCCTTTTCCcactgtcaccaccaccacctcctccagccCCTGTGGCCCACTAGAGCAGAGTTGGAGAGCCCCTGTAGAGAGGCCCTGTCCGGACGTCCAGCCTGCCAAACAAGACATCCCGGTCATCCACACCCCACATGTGGCCGAtcccctccccactgtctccacCCCCACAGAGCAGCAGCAGCCTCCCGCCCCCACAGCTGAACCAGAGAGTGCTGCTGGCAGTGGCAACACTACTCCTGGGGAGTCCCGCTCTGTCCCCGTCGTGGTTATGACAGAACCCCCCTCGCGTGGCCAGGCTGTCGCAACGGAAACCAAGGGGGAAGCAGAGCTTGTGGAGGACATCCTCTTCACCTCGTCGCCCAATGGCAACGGGCAGCAGCTGCttcccccaccctccccctcgGACTTCTACGCAGAGCTCCACAAACCCACGGAACAGGCGAACGGGAACCCGATGCACGGCACCACCAGCCAGAAGGAGTCTGTGTTCATGAGGCTCAACAACCGCATCAAGGCCCTGGAGATGAACATGTCGCTGAGCGGACGCTACCTGGAGCAGCTCAGTCAGAGGTATGGGCCCTCTGAGGTTGATGGCTCGTACTAAGCATTGTGCATCATCCAGTCAGCCTTCGTTAAAATGTCCAATGTCAAACGCAGTGAAACGCTGTTGAAATGACCAGTGCTTTCAATTCCATTTGAACACAGTCAGTCCGTTGAAGGTTTAGATGGTGATGTTTTGTCATTGTATTGAAGGTACCGAAGGCAGATGGAAGAGATGCAGAGGGCTTTCAACAAAACCATCATCAAACTGCAGAACACATCCAGGATAGCAGAGGAGCAGGTGGGGAGTGGAGGGCCACCTTCAATGTGTTTGTATAGAGTGTTACATACTACGCAGCCCATCTTAAGATGGAATCTCGCACCGTTTTGGCCTTTTGAATAATGAGAATGTCGTGTGAAAGGCTCTGGTTGGATGTTAATCAATCAAAAATCAAGCTGTGATTGGCAATGTATGGGAATGTGGCTTGTGAGAGTGTTTGTGATTGGCCCAACTCATTAGTTTCCTGGATCCCTATAGGACCAGAGACAGACTGAGTCCATCCAGTCGTTGCAGGGCCAGCTGGAAGACATCACACAGCTGGTTCTCAACCTGTCTGTCGGAGTCAGTCAGCTGCAGAGCCAGGTAGATACTGCATACCTAACCTAGCCTATTAAATacagcagggttggggtcaatttcaAGTCAGTCAATTTGGTAAGTAAACAAGTCCTATTCTTCATTGCTTTTGAACAAGGAAGTTTGGCCTCCTGAATTGACATGGAATGGATCCCTAACCTGGAACGCAGCAGTATTCAAATGAATTCTATATTTATTTAAAGTCTTTATCAACCCACACCACATGGCTGCACTGTGTTAGTTTTGCTCTGCCTATGTTGTAGGTGTCTGAAAGGCAGAGTTACCTCCTGCTGTGTCTGGTGTTGTGTTTGTTCCTGGGGTTGCTGCTGTGTGTCCAGCACAGTCGCATGTCTGCCATTGATCCTCCCTCCACAGACCCAGCGCCTCCTATACCCAAGAGCTACAGCTACTGCTGCCCAGAGAGGTATCTAcactaggggggggggggatgacacacacacacaccattgtttgTGCTTATGTACTGCTTACGGACGTGTTATGAAGTCCTAATAAAGGTACCCTTGAACTGGAGTTATCCCATCCAAGGGACACCACACATTCGCCCGCACAATATTGTTGAGAC harbors:
- the LOC124041710 gene encoding SUN domain-containing ossification factor-like isoform X5; amino-acid sequence: MMMKKRLWRVVTVCLLVFLPCWHPTKYVGCTEQPPEARSMPAPAQDSSGEEDQGDKSHHRGVVQVEEGWGSQYVQYPSEEEALPEGEEVDTQQQGLEEEEEAADTPGTEVDDKEHVKCRGDVSQTLDLEDSVAEKEQETARPEARPEAEQPSPEAVDTQEQKPTPASDLSPPPSAPALNPIPEDPSSTPSSSSSVPEEIVSDVPLSESSDVDLAIADCEAGETNPFDGTLTSLPVVLENTSNALGKGTKTDIDPPPAQAGQALVGLAQGANASHMLKEQGLISHIATETVPSVATKDPEDNPTFDEWKKKMMEVETEKTQATHTSTNGGSHAVKKVQKNFNNYASVECGAKILGSNPEAKSTSAILMESMDHYMLNPCSNKIWFIIELCDPIQVKQLDIANFELFSSTPKDFLVSISDRYPTNKWVKRGTFHARDERTVQSFPLDEHLYTKYVKMFTKYIKVELVSHHGSEHFCPLSLVRVFGTSMVEEYEEIADPLDRPEDQDGDQDDHLDYPSGYVPVEDEASNDLIGSAKDVILNMVNNIKVNVLGGGPGEGNFSGQAVNMTASDSSSDPDTTSAVSPVLDIVGVEQSEVPEHPVTTTEDHTPEPPTPEPPVTEEPKLKNLTGEEPVVTPIEGEVQSIVTMLEKEEEEKEVEGRDREVHHCPCLRQQESLDYCGLSSSYPCSCSASFQEYLLHQCSVQRTCTSQEREPDAPPVSGTSIVPSQHLTISPTATQTPQQPHTLGEQPQEREASSVLGERAASPTQALPHLPWVETEAVGEREPSTELPHLEPSQTSTLPRPSSTDIASSATRPTPTMEPSHQASSKDLTGQKQPSTWAEKNREVQQEENRLPFPTVTTTTSSSPCGPLEQSWRAPVERPCPDVQPAKQDIPVIHTPHVADPLPTVSTPTEQQQPPAPTAEPESAAGSGNTTPGESRSVPVVVMTEPPSRGQAVATETKGEAELVEDILFTSSPNGNGQQLLPPPSPSDFYAELHKPTEQANGNPMHGTTSQKESVFMRLNNRIKALEMNMSLSGRYLEQLSQRYRRQMEEMQRAFNKTIIKLQNTSRIAEEQDQRQTESIQSLQGQLEDITQLVLNLSVGVSQLQSQVSERQSYLLLCLVLCLFLGLLLCVQHSRMSAIDPPSTDPAPPIPKSYSYCCPERRFWEYEDMSLKRGMSYPLLHSGSFQVPTTEGPESPHTVEPLSFLPANKKKKRCKMKTVETLKCTALCAPLLAHGAPVCNGGTTDPTPRMGRLSHHAFMDPPSGGSSESSSQSDEPSLCGLASTSCTRLCDGLPPPRSRAEKRAFKRHRSKPGCVVVEDLQQAPQRDATPITPTLQDLIGGRKELSAGMLGVTAL